tttgtgtaaataatatcataattttataaaatactaaaataaattaggcTGGTTTTcaaatttcacaaaaaaaaatattatttgtaaactttgaaaagaatatatcaagaatattcctttttaggagagaaaatagaaaaatacatcggagacaaattcatctctattatgaaattcctctattttagagaaaaaatagaggaatacattggagatgatctaaggcatggccgacgtaaatgatcgacgttgagatttcagcttttctgattcttactattctaatgtgtcaatataatttgaatattctctttgttttataagtatttttttgtctcactatataaattgtttttatatttcaatgtaactttatatttattggatattgtgtggccaattaaattatgtaaattactgtgtaattgattaaatttatatattaaatgatagttttctaaagtaataacttttaaatattattacagattttaattaaaactgattacattttgaaaagctagagtaatctataaactaactctTTATAGATACGAGGACAAAACTGTAAAGTGGTCTCACCTTGAATTTCTCTCATTATGTGCATCCCTAATTAGAAAAAGATAATCAACAACTAATATTATGTTACTTTCAGTATATTATAAATGGTCGAACCGTAAACCAATTAAGGATGATGTAAAGAAGACATAAAGATGTATTTCCacttatcacaaatatagaatcaattgacaacaacttaattatgtTCAATAGGACAACAAAGAAGAGTTTCCAtaccttctaatattataatatctcactatatTAGTGGCTAAATCAGTTTTTTCTAGCACAAATACTCGCCACATTCTTAGAGTTTAAGCTTTTATATctgatgatattagtagtttgatcaaaaaaaaaaaaaaaacggtcgAACTATACATTATAATTGGAgatagaaaacaaacaaaaatcaaccgaagACTTTTAAGGAATATGAACCAAAAATTGGAAATATCAATTAtctgcaattaaagaataaggcaataaaattgtaaaaaaacaaaatcaaacaaagaatatacccagaaagaaagattttgtaaaataaaatcataatataattttcataattgatagtgctcagttacactaaaaagtctaaatttacaacatacacagatttatttacatctttaatcctattatctaattaaaatgattctaaaaaaagtgccagcatgaagagttagaaaatatacaataaaatataatacataacgttaaaaatacattatcattgatcactaaaaaatcatgttagtagtaataaaaataaaatgacaacacatttattaaaatcatagaacGGCACGCAACAatgtgttattaaatatacaaactacaaattaaatatgctcaacgcaAACTCACATAAAAttgagacatcatatttggatatatttaaataaataatttttaaatatattatattcttgataattttaaaattacttaaaaagaaactaaattataaaaattaatatacaaataaaactaaagcaatattttgtaaagtcaaaataataaatgaataaaaaatatattatgttaataaaatatattttagattttaaagacttctaattcatgtaatattacaaaattcaaaatttgtttattacaattaatattttaccattagaaatattaaaataatattctagatcgatattcaattgtcagttttcaactattaaacataaaaaaatattattacgtACGCTTTTTTTTAGAGAGGGttttattcgagatgagattccgatctattaaactaagataatttatgttctatacgtaattatattgtttttacataactctaaaatctcggactttattcttaatattttattagcTAATTGTATTGCTGATAATAGAAATGCTTACttcaaactttaaataaaaaaaaatcaaatttaaaaattacttatatataatttaatatacaaaaattcacatacaaataaaaatgataaatgtaataaatttaaatatattatccgcgcgtagcgcggagaaaTGATCTAGTTTGCTTAAATGTTAATTAACTTGCTTTCATAATGAGTCTCATAATAACCAATCTTGCTTCTTGTCAATTCAAGTAGGAATATCCACGCTATTTTATTTCAGGTATTGACTATGGTGGATAATAGTTTCAGTTTATTCCCGCCAATCATTGAGTTGAGTTGGAGAATCCCACAAAACCAATCATCTCTCCGTGCAGTTAAATGACTTAAATGCAATAAAGATCTCGCATCAAAAGCTTATGTATTTCATCTGCACGATTTGAAGTAAACTCATATGTTTTATGCACATGAAAAACTAACTACGTTATTAGTAAACGCTGATGGTGCATTAGTTCCCAGGGACTCAATTGACAAACAcatgattaaaaaaaagtcaATGGTAAGCTTAAGTCAATTATACATTTTAAGTTTCTCTGAATCATTTTTAATTAGGAGTTAGTCAGCTGAAATTCAAAGAATTCTTGAGAGAAAAGCAAAACAAATCTCATGttgatgaaaaatcttttttttttaacaatatgaATAATCTCCACTAAACAAAATGTTCACTAAGTAGCttaaagtttcaatttttagtTAAGTTGTAGTTGaaagttttaaacaaaaatatttatatttgaaagttTGTTATATTAAAAGGatgaaagaaaataattatttttcctGTTGAACCCGAATCTTTATTAACCAAAATGTATAACTTGTTTGCTAATTATTAGTATCTAGTTAGCTTAAAaactagagagagaaaacaaaacaaatatggagTTGATGAAAGATCTTTTCTTAAGCCATGTGAATAATCTCCACCGAACaaaatattcattaagtaactgaaagtttatatttttattaaagttGTAGTAGAGAGTTTTGAATAAATCTACTGATATTTGAAAGCTTGTTATATCGAAAGCATGgggaaaataattattttctgttGATCCTGAATCTTTATCaactataaaatacaatttgTTTGCTAATTGTTATGCGTTAGTTATCTAAAACTCAGAgaactttagagagagagagaaaacaaaacaaatttgatgTGGATGAAAGATCATTTCTTAAGCCATGTGAATTATCTCCACTAAATAAAATGTTCACTAAGTAGctgaaatttttgattttgtacTGAAGTTATAATTGatagttttgaaaaaaatctatttatttttgaaagtttgttATACCGAAAAGCATAGAACAAAATCATTAGTTTTCCTGTTGAACCGAATCTTTATCaaccataaaaatataatttgttttctaacCGTTAAAGAGTTAGTTAGCTAAAAACCAAAGAATTCTagagagaaaaaacaaaattaatacgATGTTGATGAAAGATTTTTTCTTTATCCATGTGAATAATTTCCACTAAACAAAATGTTCACTAAGTAATTGAAAGTTAAggtttttactaaattttcgTTGAGAGTTTTGAATAAATCTACTAATATTTGAAAGTTTGTTATATTGAAAGCATAGAAGAAAATAATTACTTTTCATATTAAACCTGAATCTTTATCaaccataaaaatatatatttttctaaccgTTAAGGAGTTAGTTAGCTAAAAACCAAAgaattctagagagagaaaacaaaacaaagctgATATAGATGAAAGATCTTTTCTTAAGCCATGTGAATAATCTCCACTGAACAAAATGTTAATCGGTTACACATGAATGAAGAAATGAACCTGTACAGATATATGAATCTCACAAGCTTCAAATAACAGGTAAAAAATTCTACAcactgatatttttttattttggggaataaagaaaaagaatgtGACCTTTTCTGCTAacttaacaaaacaaatatgaatcaTGGGGCCATGAGCAGCTTCTTTTTTTCTCAGATGAAGTTTGGTTTCATAAGGCCTCAGCTCTGCCATAAGAACTTTCATAACTCCTCAGCTCATAGCAGGGTTCAGGGACCACGGACTCTGAAGAACCATCCACATATAAGCATctccaagaatcatcatcaggAGAACCAGAGTTAGTCATCGACAGAGAGATATTCGACAGCGCAACCGAAGTGAAAGGAGACTCTTCGGTTCCAAAGAAATCTCCAGCGATGCTTATGTTCTCTCCAACAATGTCATGTAACCTGATGTGACTCACGAGCGGGAAAGCATTTTCATCGAAACCTGAATCAGGGTGAGTTCCAAAGCTACCATTGGCTATAAACGCAGTACCAACGTTAACCATATGGATGTTGGAAACATCAATCTCTTTAATGTAACCTCCTCTTCCTTTCGTTGTCCTAAAAGCAATCCCCGATAAAGAGTTGTGCATGTAAGCGTCGAGGACCACGACATCAGATATGCCACCAGACATTTCACTGCCAAAGGAAATAGAGGAACCAGAAGCTGCTCTGAGGTGAACACCTCGTATCTGGACATTAGCAGTAGGTCTTGCGTACGAGATACCGTATTCGTCCCAACCACTTTTTAGTGAAATGGCGTCATACCCCATGTTGATGGTAGAGTCTTGGATGCACACATTATCAGAAGAATCTTGAATgaagaacaaataaaaacatactAAGATTTAATTTCGAAAAGCAGACAAACAAGTTAAGCCAAGCCATAACAGAACAACTAACCAGGGACAATGCCTACGGTGTAAGGAGATTCTGGAGAAGTATTAGCTGTTACTCTATGAATGTATACATGACTGCACAATATCACTGACCAGAGTcaacattttacaaaaaaaaactaaaataataataataaataagggAATCTTCAGACACAATCTTTACCTGCAGTAAACGGAATGGATAGTATACTCAGGAGCATTCAAGAACGTAATATTAGAGACAATGACATTTTCTGAAGAGACAAACTCGACGAGATGCGGTCGACTGTACTTTAAGGAATGAGAATTAAACCGATCCCACCAAAACAGGCCTTGACCATCTATAGTACCGTTATCACCTATGAGAACACATGGAGACGTAACGTGTGAGTTGTTATCTAgcagttaacaaaaaaatttgacaTGAAAGAGGATCAAATCATATATAAACCTGTAACTACTACATCATGTAACATATAGCCGTTAATCAAGCTCATGTATCTCTTCCCCGGTAGATCAATGCCTCGTCCATATGATGGTAACGGATCCGCGACTTGCCAATGCGATGGATCCTACATAACACAGTTTTTATCTGAGGTAAAGCAACAGACTCTGATTCAAACCatcacaaacacacacaaacctGAGAGGCGAGAATGACGGCGTCTTTCTCGAGGAAGAGAGTGAGGTGACTGGTGAGATTGAAACTCCCGGTGAGCCACCGTCCGGGAGGAACATAGAGCTGAGCGCCGCCTTTATCCGCGAAAGACTTGAGATAGAAGACAGCATTCTGAAACGCGAGCGTGTTCAGCGTTTTACCATCACCTACCGCACCAAACTCCAGAATTGAGACACTGTGTGGTCTCGAGCTCGGTCTCCGACCAAGATCGCATACGTTTCCAGCGCCGTTGCTCTGAACCAGACAGCTCAATGCCAGCAGCAAAACTAATGCCACCTGGCAAAACACTAAAAGAACATATATCAAATGGGCACAGCCTGATGTCAAAATTCAGATCGGATCAATCGAATTGGTGGAAACATAGCGAACTCGAGGAGGCAACGATTGATGGATTAGATTTTTTTAAGCTTTGACTAAAAACATTTCATTCAATCGGAATAGACCAATCACGGACAAGACAGGGGTCACGGGGAAGAAGGACAAGGGACTTAAAGAAGTAAACATAATAAGAACACGTACTTACTGGCATCTTTATTTGTAATAGCAAAAAAAGCTGTCAGAAAACGAACAGATAAAAAAAGCTAGGAATTTAACGCGCCAAATGCAACCTCCTGATCGTGAGAAAGAAACAGAAGGAgagccaagaagaagaagaagaagagttatgACGACCACAGAGACGAGagaattttcttgattttttttttgattgagCAAAGAGTATAAATGATAAATGGAAAAAGAggaattattaatttttatagtaTGATATAATTCAGTTGAAAAAAGTATAAGCAAATAAGGTAGGAAAAGATTAACGCCAAAATGACAGCCTTTTTTATGCGTATAACATCATTGGGGATATGAAGAAAAGATGAAGGAGAATAGAAATATGACAGgtggtaaaaatatataatatagaaggaagtaaatttatttttgaaaaagactAATTTTAGCTAATTTTTATCATTAGTATCCACTAATAAGCAATTAATACCTGCTTGGCTACTAAACAGTTTTAAGAATAAACGTAACGTATTCTCGCCGACAGATCTTCTACataccagagagagagagagacattttcttctctcttctcaccTCACATGGGGGAAaaaaagaagcagaagaagaagagacaaaaAAGGCTGTCTGAAATTAATCTTTCTGTGTTTTATTTGGAGAAGTGCATGTGTTTGGTCTTTTTTCTTgtaattctttttcttttttagatattataaaaatgattttaacaaTATTTGACCTTTCCagtgttttggttttattat
This genomic interval from Brassica napus cultivar Da-Ae chromosome A6, Da-Ae, whole genome shotgun sequence contains the following:
- the LOC106348874 gene encoding probable polygalacturonase isoform X1 gives rise to the protein MPVMFCQVALVLLLALSCLVQSNGAGNVCDLGRRPSSRPHSVSILEFGAVGDGKTLNTLAFQNAVFYLKSFADKGGAQLYVPPGRWLTGSFNLTSHLTLFLEKDAVILASQDPSHWQVADPLPSYGRGIDLPGKRYMSLINGYMLHDVVVTGDNGTIDGQGLFWWDRFNSHSLKYSRPHLVEFVSSENVIVSNITFLNAPEYTIHSVYCSHVYIHRVTANTSPESPYTVGIVPDSSDNVCIQDSTINMGYDAISLKSGWDEYGISYARPTANVQIRGVHLRAASGSSISFGSEMSGGISDVVVLDAYMHNSLSGIAFRTTKGRGGYIKEIDVSNIHMVNVGTAFIANGSFGTHPDSGFDENAFPLVSHIRLHDIVGENISIAGDFFGTEESPFTSVALSNISLSMTNSGSPDDDSWRCLYVDGSSESVVPEPCYELRSYESSYGRAEAL
- the LOC106348874 gene encoding probable polygalacturonase isoform X2 — protein: MFCQVALVLLLALSCLVQSNGAGNVCDLGRRPSSRPHSVSILEFGAVGDGKTLNTLAFQNAVFYLKSFADKGGAQLYVPPGRWLTGSFNLTSHLTLFLEKDAVILASQDPSHWQVADPLPSYGRGIDLPGKRYMSLINGYMLHDVVVTGDNGTIDGQGLFWWDRFNSHSLKYSRPHLVEFVSSENVIVSNITFLNAPEYTIHSVYCSHVYIHRVTANTSPESPYTVGIVPDSSDNVCIQDSTINMGYDAISLKSGWDEYGISYARPTANVQIRGVHLRAASGSSISFGSEMSGGISDVVVLDAYMHNSLSGIAFRTTKGRGGYIKEIDVSNIHMVNVGTAFIANGSFGTHPDSGFDENAFPLVSHIRLHDIVGENISIAGDFFGTEESPFTSVALSNISLSMTNSGSPDDDSWRCLYVDGSSESVVPEPCYELRSYESSYGRAEAL
- the LOC106348874 gene encoding probable polygalacturonase isoform X3 — protein: MPVALVLLLALSCLVQSNGAGNVCDLGRRPSSRPHSVSILEFGAVGDGKTLNTLAFQNAVFYLKSFADKGGAQLYVPPGRWLTGSFNLTSHLTLFLEKDAVILASQDPSHWQVADPLPSYGRGIDLPGKRYMSLINGYMLHDVVVTGDNGTIDGQGLFWWDRFNSHSLKYSRPHLVEFVSSENVIVSNITFLNAPEYTIHSVYCSHVYIHRVTANTSPESPYTVGIVPDSSDNVCIQDSTINMGYDAISLKSGWDEYGISYARPTANVQIRGVHLRAASGSSISFGSEMSGGISDVVVLDAYMHNSLSGIAFRTTKGRGGYIKEIDVSNIHMVNVGTAFIANGSFGTHPDSGFDENAFPLVSHIRLHDIVGENISIAGDFFGTEESPFTSVALSNISLSMTNSGSPDDDSWRCLYVDGSSESVVPEPCYELRSYESSYGRAEAL